A stretch of the Bacillus sp. B-jedd genome encodes the following:
- a CDS encoding CCA tRNA nucleotidyltransferase, which yields MEKPFSSALPVLDAILNAGFEAYFVGGAVRDHVLSKPVDDIDIATSARPEEIKNIFSKTVDIGIDHGTILVLHKGNSYEVTTFRTESGYKDFRRPDKVEFVSNLNEDLKRRDFTMNAMAMDKEGNLLDPFGGREDIESRQIKTVGKPSERFGEDALRVMRATRFASQLGFTIEAQTYSSLAESAHLLKHIAVERKRVEFEKLFLGANRKIGLGLLCSTGMLQYLPGLSGKEAELQKMIDCKVEILGLNEMWALLLQSIDAVDKEAESILREWKLPSRQIKEILDIFKYFRFRLKNEWDALSLFNAGKNGIASAEKLIMATSSGDFANKVDEWLSRYDSLPIKSRDKLAVSGGDLLQWYGKNGGPWVRDMLNTVEKAVLEGNVANEKDTIREWLLRCNQK from the coding sequence CTTCCGCATTGCCGGTTCTTGATGCCATTCTTAACGCGGGATTTGAGGCGTATTTTGTTGGAGGGGCTGTCAGGGACCATGTTCTTTCCAAACCTGTGGATGATATTGATATCGCCACCTCAGCCCGCCCTGAAGAAATAAAGAATATTTTTAGCAAAACCGTGGACATCGGAATCGACCATGGAACCATCCTTGTACTGCATAAAGGAAATTCATATGAAGTGACCACTTTCAGAACAGAGTCAGGCTATAAGGATTTCCGCCGGCCCGATAAAGTGGAGTTTGTATCTAATTTAAATGAAGATTTAAAGCGGCGTGATTTTACGATGAATGCCATGGCAATGGATAAGGAGGGGAATCTGCTCGATCCGTTTGGCGGAAGGGAAGATATTGAAAGTAGGCAAATCAAGACCGTTGGGAAGCCTTCTGAAAGATTTGGTGAAGATGCCCTCCGGGTGATGCGGGCAACAAGATTCGCAAGCCAACTCGGTTTTACTATTGAAGCTCAAACCTATTCATCCCTGGCTGAATCCGCCCATCTACTAAAGCACATCGCGGTTGAAAGGAAAAGGGTGGAATTTGAAAAGTTGTTTTTAGGAGCAAATAGGAAAATAGGACTCGGCCTACTTTGTAGCACGGGGATGCTCCAATATCTCCCCGGCTTATCCGGAAAAGAAGCTGAATTGCAAAAGATGATTGATTGTAAGGTGGAAATTTTGGGGCTAAATGAAATGTGGGCCCTTTTATTGCAAAGTATTGATGCTGTAGATAAAGAAGCTGAATCCATTTTGCGAGAGTGGAAACTTCCGTCCAGGCAAATAAAAGAGATTTTGGACATTTTTAAATATTTTCGCTTTAGGCTGAAAAATGAATGGGATGCATTATCCTTGTTCAATGCTGGCAAAAACGGAATTGCTTCAGCGGAAAAGCTCATTATGGCGACATCATCAGGCGATTTTGCCAACAAGGTAGATGAATGGCTTTCCCGATATGACAGCCTTCCGATCAAAAGTCGGGATAAATTAGCCGTTTCAGGCGGTGACCTGCTCCAATGGTACGGGAAAAATGGAGGGCCATGGGTAAGGGATATGCTGAATACCGTTGAAAAAGCCGTGCTGGAAGGAAACGTGGCAAATGAAAAGGATACAATAAGGGAGTGGCTCTTGAGGTGCAATCAGAAATAA